In one window of Crocosphaera subtropica ATCC 51142 DNA:
- a CDS encoding SDR family NAD(P)-dependent oxidoreductase, translating into MRTVIISGANNGLGYACAKELALNKDIYLVLACRDNEKATKAVEKLKNTTKNNQIEYICLDLASLQSVRQFEAKFAQKNLPPLGIIICNAGVQFIQRRTYTDDGMETTFAVNHLGHFLLVNLLLKHLKPPGRIIFVSSDTHDPSKITGMPPPNFQDPNLLARPELDPTLKDKGVSDLGRIAYTTSKLCNILCAYELSRRLDKQRLSTEEHPITVNVFTPGLMPGTGLAQDYPPLAKIVWDYILPLFSFFPKINTPQQSGRALARLVEDPQLKNVTGKYFSGLQMIESSQESYDVEKAQQLWDKSVELVGLRKDKLIVQ; encoded by the coding sequence ATGAGAACAGTTATTATCTCAGGGGCAAACAATGGATTGGGTTATGCTTGTGCAAAAGAACTAGCGTTGAACAAAGATATCTATCTTGTCCTTGCTTGTCGTGATAATGAGAAGGCCACAAAAGCTGTCGAAAAACTTAAAAATACAACCAAAAACAACCAGATTGAATATATTTGTCTTGACTTAGCTTCTTTACAGTCAGTTCGTCAATTTGAAGCTAAATTCGCACAAAAAAATCTGCCCCCGTTAGGAATAATTATCTGTAACGCTGGAGTGCAGTTTATTCAAAGACGAACATATACAGACGATGGGATGGAAACTACGTTTGCGGTGAATCACTTGGGGCATTTTTTACTGGTTAATCTTCTTTTAAAGCATTTAAAACCACCAGGAAGAATTATTTTTGTCAGTAGCGATACTCATGATCCAAGTAAAATAACAGGGATGCCACCCCCGAATTTTCAAGACCCAAATTTACTAGCACGCCCCGAATTAGACCCAACGCTCAAAGATAAAGGTGTTTCGGATCTTGGTCGAATTGCCTACACCACCTCGAAGCTTTGCAATATTCTGTGTGCTTACGAATTATCGCGTCGTCTCGACAAACAGAGATTAAGCACAGAGGAACATCCCATTACGGTCAATGTGTTCACTCCGGGGTTAATGCCAGGAACCGGCTTGGCGCAGGATTATCCCCCTTTAGCGAAAATAGTCTGGGATTATATTCTTCCTCTTTTTAGTTTTTTTCCAAAAATTAATACTCCACAACAATCTGGACGAGCTTTAGCAAGGCTGGTTGAAGATCCTCAGTTGAAAAATGTAACGGGAAAATATTTTAGTGGTTTACAGATGATTGAGTCTTCACAAGAATCTTATGATGTTGAAAAAGCGCAACAACTATGGGATAAAAGTGTAGAACTCGTAGGACTCCGGAAAGACAAACTAATTGTCCAATAA
- a CDS encoding calcium-binding protein, translating into MAVTSHDNEREQRIINEIIVDTYNGHEERMGWYCYLEDNLNQPFGAVWDGANVEVVAMSSKEECEQEMRVDVRYTEGQNQDVFSVSLSEIEPVDSDEMTTEAIADWKYWVERGYDFSDDGEDEFF; encoded by the coding sequence ATGGCTGTAACTTCCCACGACAACGAAAGAGAACAGCGAATCATCAACGAAATTATCGTTGATACTTACAATGGACATGAAGAGCGAATGGGGTGGTACTGCTATCTGGAGGATAATCTGAATCAGCCTTTTGGAGCTGTATGGGATGGAGCCAATGTAGAAGTTGTGGCTATGTCCTCTAAAGAGGAATGTGAACAGGAAATGAGGGTCGATGTTCGTTATACCGAAGGACAAAACCAGGATGTTTTCTCTGTTTCTTTATCTGAGATTGAGCCTGTGGATAGCGATGAGATGACCACTGAAGCGATCGCTGATTGGAAATACTGGGTGGAAAGGGGTTATGATTTCAGTGATGATGGGGAAGATGAGTTTTTCTAA
- a CDS encoding CAP domain-containing protein, with protein sequence MISEFERSVFELINQERAENNLDPLRIDEQLVMAAEYHSESMANDDFFSHEGIDGSTPFERMMDQGYSYQAAGENIAAGFTTPESVVAAWMGSSGHRANILSDDFTEIGIGHQYNSNDIGQVNYFHYWTVNFGTPLS encoded by the coding sequence ATGATTTCTGAATTTGAGCGTAGTGTTTTTGAGCTAATTAACCAAGAAAGAGCCGAGAACAATTTAGACCCTTTAAGGATTGATGAACAATTAGTAATGGCGGCCGAATATCATTCTGAAAGTATGGCTAATGATGATTTTTTTAGCCATGAAGGAATAGATGGCTCTACTCCATTTGAGAGGATGATGGATCAGGGTTATTCTTATCAAGCTGCGGGGGAAAATATTGCAGCTGGTTTTACCACACCAGAATCAGTTGTAGCAGCTTGGATGGGAAGTAGTGGACATCGTGCCAACATTTTAAGTGATGATTTTACAGAAATCGGCATTGGACATCAATATAATTCTAATGATATCGGACAAGTTAATTATTTTCATTACTGGACGGTTAATTTTGGAACCCCTTTGTCATGA
- a CDS encoding SDR family NAD(P)-dependent oxidoreductase, protein MTPTAVITGASAGIGQATAILLAEKGYNLVLAARTNDRLEAVAQQIRELGGQVLAVPTDVTDVKQVNNLVEKALDTYYQVDILINNAGICMTAPMTQTSLEDWHKILNVNLWGYIYPIHALLPHFLSRHCGTIVNVGSFGGKMPLPNMTAYCTSKYAVTGLTETLRLELEPKGIHVCGVHPSVTNSDFLERAVFRGQQEKSSEQMRSSIEEMLKSPLASQPEDVAKAIFHVIDHPQAEVVVGTGAITTNFYRFIPGLSQWLLQRSIAKS, encoded by the coding sequence ATGACTCCCACCGCAGTAATTACTGGTGCTTCAGCAGGAATTGGTCAAGCCACTGCTATTTTATTAGCAGAAAAAGGCTATAATCTTGTACTGGCTGCTCGCACAAATGACCGTCTGGAGGCTGTAGCACAGCAAATCAGAGAACTTGGGGGTCAGGTTCTGGCAGTTCCCACTGATGTCACTGATGTCAAACAGGTCAATAACTTAGTCGAAAAAGCCCTCGATACCTACTATCAAGTTGATATCTTGATTAATAATGCAGGCATCTGTATGACAGCACCAATGACCCAAACAAGTCTTGAAGATTGGCACAAGATTCTCAATGTTAACTTATGGGGCTATATTTATCCTATCCACGCTCTGCTACCTCACTTCCTCTCGCGCCATTGCGGAACCATTGTCAATGTTGGCTCATTTGGGGGCAAAATGCCTTTGCCAAATATGACCGCCTACTGTACCAGTAAGTATGCAGTGACTGGATTAACAGAAACCCTACGCTTGGAATTGGAACCAAAGGGAATTCATGTGTGTGGAGTCCATCCGAGTGTCACTAACAGCGATTTTCTCGAAAGGGCTGTTTTTCGTGGGCAACAAGAGAAGTCCTCTGAACAGATGCGCTCCTCCATCGAAGAAATGCTCAAAAGTCCTTTAGCGAGTCAACCTGAAGATGTGGCTAAAGCGATTTTTCATGTGATTGACCATCCCCAAGCCGAAGTCGTGGTGGGAACTGGGGCGATCACCACAAATTTCTATCGTTTTATCCCTGGCCTCAGTCAGTGGCTTCTACAACGTTCTATAGCTAAGTCATAG
- a CDS encoding cobalamin-binding protein, producing MTTQVSFKIVSLLPSATEIVDCLGLTDYLVGRSHECDYPSVVRNLPVCTTARLDSTRSSGQIDQDVQTLLQQALSIYNIDLPTLQKLQPTHIVTQDQCDVCAVNFATVTAAISQLTDSKPQVISLQPNLLEEVFADIERVAKTFGIDPQSVLTGLKQRIFEITTKIENVDPKPTVVALEWIEPLMGGGNWIPELVEIAGGQLLLGVKGEHSPYLTWDNLSSANPDVIVIMPCGFDLKRTQLEAQILSNHSEWKNLKAVKNGQVFIVDGNAYFNRPSHRLVDSTEILAEILHPSLFNYGFKGNSWNSLFI from the coding sequence ATGACTACTCAAGTTTCTTTTAAAATTGTTTCTCTGCTTCCTTCAGCTACGGAGATCGTTGACTGTTTGGGTTTAACGGATTATCTTGTGGGACGCTCTCACGAATGCGATTATCCTTCTGTCGTTCGTAATCTACCCGTTTGTACCACCGCCCGACTCGATAGTACCCGTAGTAGTGGTCAAATAGATCAAGATGTTCAAACCCTACTACAACAAGCTCTGAGTATTTATAATATTGATCTTCCAACCCTTCAAAAACTTCAACCCACTCATATCGTTACTCAGGATCAATGTGATGTTTGTGCTGTGAACTTTGCTACTGTAACTGCAGCGATCTCTCAGTTAACTGACTCTAAACCCCAAGTTATTTCATTACAACCAAACCTCTTAGAAGAAGTCTTCGCAGACATTGAACGAGTCGCTAAAACTTTTGGCATTGACCCTCAATCAGTTTTAACAGGATTAAAACAACGAATTTTTGAAATTACGACAAAAATTGAGAATGTCGACCCTAAACCTACAGTAGTTGCTCTAGAATGGATTGAGCCATTAATGGGTGGGGGTAACTGGATTCCTGAACTCGTAGAGATCGCTGGAGGGCAACTACTCTTAGGAGTCAAAGGAGAACATTCCCCCTATTTAACTTGGGACAATTTGAGCTCAGCTAATCCCGACGTGATTGTGATTATGCCCTGTGGTTTCGACTTAAAGCGCACTCAACTTGAAGCACAAATATTGAGTAACCATTCAGAGTGGAAAAACTTGAAAGCTGTCAAAAATGGTCAAGTTTTTATTGTTGATGGTAATGCTTATTTCAATCGTCCCAGTCATAGATTAGTGGATTCTACAGAAATATTAGCTGAAATTTTACATCCATCTTTGTTTAATTATGGTTTCAAAGGAAACAGTTGGAATTCTCTTTTTATATAG
- a CDS encoding DMT family transporter, producing the protein MTNPQSIQRGAFFIITAELSFALSAALIKLVSDSLPNESIVFFRNLFGLFVLIPLLFNAGHKILQTNRIHLHLFRSGIGMGAMYCFFYSLAHLPLADSMLIKSTIPLIIPFIALAWLKENLSRRIIVAGLLGFFGVFLILKPDGNNTNWASLVALGSSLMAALAFVTVRQLSSTEPPLRIVAYFAIVGLSISAVPLTWTWQTPTLGQCILLLGVGLTTTIGQLLLTRGYQNAPASSVGIFTYTSVPFGTFLGWLFWQELLEPKFYLGAILIVFAGVLVLKNQLPDTDRS; encoded by the coding sequence ATGACTAATCCTCAGAGTATTCAACGTGGAGCCTTTTTTATTATTACTGCTGAATTAAGTTTTGCTCTGAGTGCAGCCCTGATTAAGTTGGTATCAGATTCATTACCTAATGAATCTATTGTGTTTTTTCGGAATTTGTTTGGATTATTTGTTCTAATTCCTTTATTATTTAACGCCGGCCATAAAATCTTACAAACAAACCGCATACATCTACATCTCTTTCGTTCAGGAATTGGCATGGGAGCCATGTATTGCTTTTTTTACTCTTTAGCTCATCTTCCCTTAGCTGATTCAATGCTCATCAAATCAACTATTCCCCTGATCATCCCTTTTATCGCCTTAGCTTGGCTCAAAGAAAACCTTTCTAGGCGCATAATTGTGGCAGGTTTATTAGGATTTTTCGGCGTTTTTCTAATTTTAAAACCAGATGGCAACAACACTAACTGGGCAAGTTTAGTCGCTTTGGGTAGTAGTTTGATGGCCGCTTTAGCTTTTGTCACGGTTCGTCAACTTTCTTCTACCGAACCACCATTACGAATTGTTGCTTATTTTGCTATTGTGGGTCTTAGCATTTCTGCCGTTCCCCTAACTTGGACTTGGCAAACCCCGACTTTGGGACAATGTATTCTGTTATTAGGAGTCGGATTGACCACCACTATTGGTCAACTACTATTAACTCGCGGTTATCAAAACGCTCCCGCATCTAGTGTGGGAATTTTTACTTACACTTCCGTCCCCTTTGGTACATTTTTAGGTTGGTTGTTTTGGCAAGAGCTATTAGAACCCAAATTTTATTTAGGGGCTATCTTGATTGTTTTTGCTGGTGTACTGGTTTTAAAAAATCAACTACCCGACACTGATCGTTCATAA
- a CDS encoding ion channel, with protein sequence MLPPIRFHKSKSSRQNTPSLHSSNKFWIKFNDHKFNFEGLGAWYHHWREPYHLLLNIPWKYFIILMAVFYFFLNGSFALAYFFGIDGIENAVEGSFRDAFFFSIHTFSTIGYGNMYPTTLYTNILVTIEALVSILGITLITGLAFARFSQSNAKILFSNVVVVLPYDNIPTLMLRVSNQRKNYILEAKMRLYLMWDEVSKEGDFFRRVYELKLVRDHNPTLAMTWTVMHPIDEKSPLFGVNLDTLEKKKAMLLTSLSGIDESIAQTMYARSTYGFRDILWNHQFQDVIYHTPDGHRYIDLSFFHRTQALKSEISQ encoded by the coding sequence ATGCTTCCCCCTATCCGTTTTCATAAATCAAAGTCTTCTCGTCAAAATACGCCTTCCCTTCATTCTTCTAACAAATTTTGGATTAAGTTTAACGACCATAAATTTAATTTTGAAGGTTTAGGAGCTTGGTATCATCACTGGCGAGAGCCTTATCATTTGCTCTTAAATATTCCTTGGAAATATTTTATTATCCTAATGGCTGTTTTTTATTTTTTTCTCAATGGAAGCTTTGCTTTAGCCTACTTTTTCGGGATAGATGGCATAGAAAATGCTGTTGAGGGTTCTTTTCGTGATGCCTTCTTTTTTAGTATTCATACCTTTTCTACTATTGGTTACGGGAATATGTACCCAACAACTCTCTACACCAATATTCTTGTGACAATAGAAGCTTTAGTCAGCATTTTAGGCATTACTCTGATTACGGGATTAGCCTTCGCTCGTTTTTCTCAATCTAATGCTAAGATTTTGTTTTCTAATGTGGTGGTGGTTCTTCCTTATGATAATATTCCTACTCTAATGCTTAGAGTCTCTAATCAACGCAAAAATTATATTCTTGAAGCCAAAATGCGTTTATATCTGATGTGGGATGAAGTGAGTAAAGAAGGAGATTTTTTTCGTCGGGTTTATGAATTGAAATTAGTTAGAGATCATAATCCTACTTTAGCGATGACTTGGACAGTTATGCACCCGATTGATGAAAAAAGCCCCTTGTTTGGGGTCAATCTCGACACTTTAGAAAAAAAGAAAGCGATGCTCTTAACTTCCTTGTCTGGTATTGATGAATCCATTGCCCAAACCATGTATGCTCGTTCTACCTATGGTTTTCGAGATATTCTTTGGAATCATCAATTTCAAGATGTTATTTATCATACTCCTGATGGTCATCGTTATATCGATTTATCTTTTTTCCATCGTACTCAAGCTCTTAAGTCTGAAATCTCTCAATAA
- a CDS encoding DUF4351 domain-containing protein produces the protein MVKLLDREQEWDALEENTNPFATVVMAHLKAIQTRLDRGERLRWKLSLTRRLYQQGYQRQDIINLFAFIDWVMTLPKNLKTQFWTEIRQFEEEQQMPYITSVERLGMQRESANLVLRLLHRRLGQISESVSEQIRQLPVEQIEDLGEALLDFENEADLLNWLENDLSTKH, from the coding sequence GTGGTCAAATTGCTAGACAGAGAACAAGAGTGGGATGCTCTAGAAGAGAATACGAACCCCTTTGCCACTGTTGTTATGGCTCACCTCAAAGCGATTCAAACACGCTTGGACAGGGGAGAAAGGTTACGGTGGAAATTGTCCCTGACAAGGCGACTTTACCAACAAGGCTATCAGAGACAGGATATCATTAATTTATTTGCGTTCATTGATTGGGTGATGACTCTGCCGAAGAACTTAAAAACCCAATTTTGGACAGAAATACGTCAATTCGAGGAAGAACAGCAAATGCCTTATATTACTAGCGTTGAAAGACTTGGTATGCAACGAGAATCTGCTAACTTAGTATTACGCCTTCTCCATCGCCGTCTCGGACAAATCTCTGAGTCCGTTTCCGAGCAAATCCGTCAACTCCCCGTTGAGCAGATCGAAGACTTAGGAGAAGCTTTGCTTGACTTTGAAAATGAGGCGGATTTGCTCAATTGGTTAGAAAATGATCTCTCGACTAAACATTAA
- a CDS encoding HNH endonuclease, giving the protein MSSSRYPNNWKELSLELKKKANWTCQKCNRKCIEPGQVIPKDWTVSKRMAYTLQTHHWDRDPSNSSLDNLICVCTGCHLDLHRGYKGNLSNVSEGQLSLF; this is encoded by the coding sequence ATGTCTTCATCACGATACCCTAATAACTGGAAAGAACTCAGTTTAGAGCTTAAGAAGAAAGCAAATTGGACTTGTCAGAAATGCAATCGAAAATGTATCGAACCTGGACAAGTAATTCCTAAAGATTGGACAGTTTCTAAACGAATGGCTTATACTTTACAGACTCATCATTGGGACCGAGATCCCAGTAATTCCTCTCTTGATAATTTAATCTGCGTTTGTACCGGTTGTCATCTTGATTTGCATCGGGGTTACAAAGGGAATCTGAGCAATGTTTCTGAAGGTCAGTTATCATTATTTTAG
- a CDS encoding protein adenylyltransferase SelO: protein MNTLNADPSATVDGDDHHARQVFSGHFVPVTPTPLAEPELVTHSSVFFKELGLSDDLAFNEQFRKVFSGDISAAHKPMRQMGWATGYALSIYGNEYTQNCPFGTGNGYGDGRAISVFEGIINGQRWEMQLKGGGATPYCRGADGRAVLRSSVREFLAQEYMHALDVPTSRSFTLYVSKSETVTRPWYSQDSHSTDPDILVDNPVAISTRVAPSFLRVGQLELFARRARSNAHPLALEELSMIVSHLIEREYKSDINQNLGKAYQLVELAKLFRQRLTSLVANWLRVGYCQGNFNSDNCAAGGFTLDYGPFGFCEKFDPWFQPWTGGGKHFSFFNQPMAAEANYYMFWKAVRPLLEEDAEALEQFDQVGRGFAEAMQKQIQKMWATKLGLAEFNPELFEKLMQLMTDSEVDYTIFFRELSYIPEDVSDLKKSFYGKTSQQIDEQWQTWLSSWRDLVTYDGNLAEISKMMKQTNPKYTWREWLIVPAYQQAMQGDYSLVKELQKVLSRPYDEQSQDVEDKYYRLRPRAFSDVGGVSYYSCSS, encoded by the coding sequence ATGAATACCTTAAATGCCGACCCATCAGCCACGGTCGATGGTGATGATCACCATGCCCGTCAGGTTTTCTCTGGTCATTTCGTACCTGTGACACCTACGCCCCTTGCAGAACCAGAATTAGTTACCCATAGCAGCGTCTTCTTTAAAGAACTTGGGTTGAGTGACGATCTGGCGTTTAATGAACAATTCCGCAAGGTTTTTTCTGGTGATATCTCTGCTGCCCATAAGCCGATGCGTCAGATGGGCTGGGCGACGGGTTATGCCCTATCGATTTATGGCAACGAATATACCCAAAATTGTCCATTCGGTACTGGCAATGGTTATGGCGATGGTCGGGCCATATCTGTGTTTGAAGGAATAATCAATGGTCAGCGCTGGGAAATGCAATTGAAAGGTGGCGGAGCTACGCCTTATTGCCGTGGTGCCGACGGGCGGGCAGTGCTACGTTCAAGTGTGCGTGAATTTCTGGCACAAGAATATATGCACGCCTTAGATGTACCAACATCGCGTTCTTTCACACTGTATGTTTCTAAATCTGAGACCGTTACCCGACCTTGGTATTCTCAAGACTCCCACTCCACCGACCCTGATATTTTGGTAGACAATCCTGTGGCTATTTCAACTCGCGTTGCACCATCCTTTTTGCGCGTTGGTCAGCTAGAGTTATTTGCCCGCCGCGCTCGCAGTAATGCTCATCCTTTAGCATTAGAAGAGTTGAGCATGATAGTGTCCCATTTAATTGAGCGAGAATACAAAAGCGACATTAATCAAAACCTTGGTAAAGCCTATCAATTAGTTGAGTTGGCTAAGCTATTTCGCCAACGTCTCACTTCACTGGTAGCTAATTGGCTACGTGTGGGTTATTGCCAGGGTAATTTTAACAGCGATAACTGCGCCGCTGGTGGCTTTACCCTCGACTATGGACCTTTTGGGTTTTGTGAAAAATTTGACCCTTGGTTTCAACCTTGGACCGGCGGCGGCAAACACTTTTCATTCTTCAATCAGCCCATGGCAGCCGAAGCGAATTATTATATGTTTTGGAAAGCCGTGAGACCGCTACTTGAAGAAGATGCTGAAGCTTTAGAACAGTTCGATCAAGTAGGCCGTGGCTTTGCAGAAGCCATGCAAAAACAAATTCAAAAAATGTGGGCGACTAAACTTGGCTTGGCTGAATTTAACCCAGAGCTCTTTGAGAAACTAATGCAGTTAATGACCGACTCAGAGGTAGATTACACCATTTTCTTCCGAGAGTTATCTTACATACCAGAGGATGTCTCAGACTTGAAAAAGAGCTTCTATGGTAAAACGTCACAACAAATTGATGAACAATGGCAAACTTGGCTCTCAAGCTGGCGAGACCTTGTTACTTACGACGGCAATCTGGCTGAGATATCAAAAATGATGAAACAGACTAACCCAAAATATACATGGCGAGAGTGGTTGATTGTTCCGGCGTACCAACAGGCCATGCAAGGGGACTACAGCTTAGTCAAAGAGTTGCAAAAAGTGCTTAGCCGTCCCTATGATGAGCAATCACAAGACGTAGAAGATAAATACTATCGTCTGAGACCTAGGGCGTTTTCTGACGTTGGTGGCGTGTCGTATTATAGCTGTTCCTCTTGA
- a CDS encoding alpha-keto acid decarboxylase family protein, translating to MENNNSIGNYLIKRLLQLGVNHVFGVPGDFVLGFNKLLENSELKFINTCDEQGAGFAADAYARLKGLGVVCVTYCVGGLKIANTTAQCFAEKSPVVVISGSPGVNERIKNPLLHHKVKDFDTQYKVFQEITVASTVLDNPDTAYSEIERVLTAALRYKRPVYIEIPRNMVNVTLGANNKPSTNNSSSNPDALQEALEEAVNLINQAHHPVILAGVEIHRFQLQESLLKLVEKTNLPVAETLLGKSVINEMHPNNLGIYEGAMGKEFTRKYVEESDCVIALGTFLSDINLGIFTAKLNPQSFIDVNSEKTSIHFHNYENISLVDFLNGLLNADLKHRQVNLPSRFLLPTDFSVKPGQKITVQRLFERLNLFISNDIIVIADVGDALFAGADLVVHQKSRFLSPAYYASLGFAVPASIGAQMANPNLRPLVLVGDGAFQMTGMELSTIVRYGLNPIIIVLNNLGYGTERPMQDGTFNDILLWNYSQLPTIFNEGKGFDIRTEDELELALEESQTYTKGFCLLDVHLDPQDSSLALKRLTKALREKVYATI from the coding sequence ATGGAAAATAATAATTCTATCGGTAACTATTTAATTAAACGACTATTACAATTAGGCGTTAATCATGTCTTTGGAGTCCCAGGAGATTTTGTTTTAGGATTTAATAAACTTTTAGAAAATAGTGAACTGAAATTTATTAATACTTGTGATGAACAAGGTGCAGGATTTGCAGCCGATGCTTATGCTCGTTTGAAGGGATTAGGGGTTGTCTGTGTTACCTATTGTGTGGGGGGCTTAAAGATTGCTAATACTACAGCCCAATGCTTTGCAGAAAAGTCTCCTGTAGTCGTCATTAGTGGTTCTCCTGGCGTTAATGAACGAATCAAAAATCCTTTATTACACCATAAAGTTAAAGATTTTGATACCCAATATAAAGTTTTTCAAGAAATAACCGTAGCCTCTACGGTTTTGGATAATCCTGATACAGCTTACTCCGAAATTGAACGGGTTTTAACTGCAGCCTTACGCTACAAAAGACCGGTTTATATTGAAATTCCTAGAAATATGGTTAATGTTACTTTGGGTGCTAATAATAAACCTTCTACGAACAACTCTTCATCTAATCCTGATGCACTACAAGAAGCGTTAGAAGAAGCCGTTAACCTGATTAATCAAGCCCATCATCCTGTCATTTTAGCTGGTGTAGAAATTCATCGTTTTCAGTTACAAGAGTCTCTACTCAAATTAGTTGAAAAGACGAATCTTCCTGTAGCCGAAACCTTGTTAGGTAAATCAGTCATTAACGAAATGCACCCTAATAATTTGGGAATTTATGAAGGGGCAATGGGAAAAGAATTTACCCGTAAATATGTAGAAGAAAGTGATTGTGTTATTGCCTTGGGAACTTTTTTGTCTGATATCAACTTAGGAATATTTACAGCTAAGTTAAATCCTCAATCATTCATTGATGTTAACAGTGAAAAAACCTCAATTCATTTTCATAATTATGAAAATATTTCTTTAGTTGATTTCCTCAATGGGTTATTAAACGCTGACCTCAAGCATCGCCAAGTTAACTTACCTTCTCGTTTCCTACTTCCTACAGACTTCTCAGTCAAACCTGGACAAAAAATAACGGTTCAAAGATTGTTTGAACGACTCAATCTTTTTATCAGTAATGATATAATCGTCATTGCAGATGTGGGTGATGCCTTATTTGCTGGAGCCGATTTAGTTGTCCACCAAAAAAGTCGTTTTCTTTCTCCTGCTTATTATGCCTCTTTAGGATTCGCTGTGCCTGCTAGTATTGGCGCACAAATGGCTAACCCTAACCTCCGTCCTTTAGTTCTCGTTGGGGATGGTGCTTTTCAAATGACTGGGATGGAATTATCCACCATTGTTCGTTATGGTTTAAATCCGATTATTATTGTTCTTAATAATTTAGGCTACGGAACTGAACGACCCATGCAAGACGGAACATTTAATGACATTTTATTGTGGAATTATAGTCAGCTTCCTACTATTTTTAATGAGGGTAAAGGCTTTGATATTAGAACCGAAGATGAGTTAGAGTTAGCGTTAGAAGAAAGTCAAACCTATACAAAGGGCTTTTGCCTATTAGATGTTCATTTAGATCCTCAAGATAGTTCTTTAGCTTTAAAACGGTTAACTAAAGCTTTAAGAGAAAAAGTTTACGCCACTATCTAA
- a CDS encoding LOG family protein yields the protein MNRKKSPLSPHLVSFNDPEGTLKVVKEAVLELWEVINALTSLRPPKRERFRVTIFGSARIQSDSAIYQDVKWLATQLTQMQCDIVTGGGPGLMTAANEGSVAADPQDITRSIGIRIDLEAEQKTNPFVEEVFRHRTFFSRLHQFVLISNAFIIMPGGIGTTLEALMVWQLLQVRHLDPIPLIMVGPMWQDLVTWANQYMIQGKTPLADPSDVKIPYCVDRVIEAIEIIEKAQQQWLISE from the coding sequence ATGAACCGAAAAAAATCCCCTTTATCCCCTCATCTGGTTAGTTTCAATGACCCAGAAGGAACTCTAAAAGTGGTTAAGGAAGCGGTTTTAGAGTTGTGGGAGGTCATTAATGCTTTGACCAGTTTACGCCCTCCTAAACGAGAGCGGTTCCGTGTTACTATTTTTGGCAGTGCGAGAATTCAGTCAGATTCTGCCATTTATCAAGATGTGAAATGGTTAGCCACTCAACTAACCCAAATGCAATGTGATATTGTCACAGGAGGCGGACCTGGCTTAATGACAGCAGCGAATGAGGGTAGTGTGGCCGCCGATCCCCAAGATATAACTCGTTCTATTGGCATCCGTATTGACCTCGAAGCTGAACAAAAAACCAATCCTTTTGTTGAAGAAGTATTTCGTCATCGCACCTTCTTTTCTCGACTGCATCAATTTGTCTTAATTTCTAATGCTTTTATTATCATGCCAGGGGGCATTGGGACAACCTTAGAAGCTTTAATGGTCTGGCAATTATTACAAGTCCGTCATCTTGACCCCATCCCCTTAATTATGGTTGGGCCGATGTGGCAAGACTTAGTTACCTGGGCTAATCAATATATGATTCAAGGGAAAACACCACTAGCTGACCCTAGTGATGTTAAAATTCCCTACTGTGTTGATAGAGTCATTGAAGCCATAGAAATTATTGAAAAAGCACAACAACAATGGTTAATCAGTGAGTAA